In Arthrobacter ramosus, one DNA window encodes the following:
- a CDS encoding IMPACT family protein → MAQQDESRATAYTTLALGDDFRHELEIRRSRFITVLRRASDEDAARALVAELRKEFHDARHHCSAFVLGPDRAIQRSNDDGEPSGTAGIPMLEALIKRETLPGVTDLSDVSAVVVRYFGGILLGAGGLVRAYSESISAALDSAPLVQRRRLRICDIPVPHQAAGRLENDLRSAGYVMAETSYEPSETILRVALPDNPSSIADAGERLASMTGGASGLQLRGTEWVDVQA, encoded by the coding sequence GTGGCACAACAGGACGAAAGCCGGGCGACCGCGTACACAACGTTGGCACTCGGAGACGATTTCCGCCACGAACTCGAAATCAGGCGTTCGCGCTTCATCACCGTGCTGCGCCGCGCCTCCGACGAAGACGCCGCGCGCGCCCTGGTGGCGGAACTGCGCAAGGAGTTCCACGACGCCCGGCACCACTGCTCGGCATTCGTCCTCGGTCCGGATCGCGCCATCCAGCGTTCCAACGACGACGGCGAGCCCTCCGGAACCGCCGGCATCCCCATGCTTGAGGCGCTCATCAAACGCGAGACACTGCCGGGGGTGACTGACCTCAGCGACGTAAGTGCCGTCGTCGTGCGCTATTTCGGCGGAATCCTCCTCGGCGCCGGCGGACTGGTCCGTGCCTACTCCGAGTCGATCTCGGCCGCACTGGATTCCGCTCCCCTGGTCCAGCGACGCCGCCTGCGGATTTGCGACATCCCCGTGCCCCACCAGGCGGCCGGAAGGCTTGAAAACGATCTTCGCTCCGCGGGCTACGTCATGGCCGAAACAAGCTACGAGCCCTCGGAGACGATCCTGCGCGTAGCCCTGCCTGATAACCCAAGCTCAATCGCAGACGCCGGTGAGCGGCTGGCGTCGATGACCGGGGGCGCCTCGGGACTCCAATTGCGGGGGACGGAATGGGTCGACGTCCAGGCCTGA
- the coaE gene encoding dephospho-CoA kinase: MLKIGLTGGIASGKSLVSARLRELGAVLIDADALAREVVEPGTPGLAGVVAEFGEDIVDAEGRLDRARLGAIVFAAPDRREALNAIIHPRVREKAAAMLATAKPGDIVVQDIPLLVETGQGSSFHLVLVVDAPDEERIRRMTEIRGMTVEDAVSRMAAQAGRHKRLAAADIVLDNSGSVEDVTELVETLWEERLVPFARNLAASHPAPRAGGPVLSPPNPDWPVQAERLLARIRRASPEVLGADHIGSTSVPRLPAKDVIDLQVNVSSLEAADRIARALGEAGFPLQEASARDTPKPPDLDPSAWQKRFHCNADPGRAANVHVRVLGSPGWRYALLFRDWLRANPDAVRMYADMKQELAALHAGDHRTLAYSEAKEPWFTEVAWPLMDAWARSSGWQPPSYSMAQG; the protein is encoded by the coding sequence GTGCTGAAGATTGGACTTACCGGCGGGATCGCCTCCGGCAAATCGCTCGTGTCCGCCCGGCTGAGGGAGCTGGGTGCTGTCTTGATCGACGCCGATGCGCTGGCCCGCGAGGTCGTGGAGCCGGGCACGCCGGGCTTGGCGGGCGTCGTGGCCGAGTTCGGTGAAGACATCGTCGACGCCGAAGGGCGCCTTGACCGGGCACGCCTCGGCGCGATTGTGTTCGCTGCGCCGGATCGCCGGGAAGCGCTCAACGCGATCATCCATCCGCGCGTCAGGGAGAAGGCCGCCGCGATGCTCGCGACCGCCAAACCGGGAGACATCGTCGTCCAGGATATTCCGCTGCTGGTCGAAACCGGGCAGGGCAGCAGCTTCCACTTGGTGCTGGTGGTCGATGCGCCGGACGAAGAACGGATCCGGCGCATGACGGAGATCCGCGGCATGACGGTCGAGGACGCGGTGTCCCGCATGGCCGCGCAAGCCGGCAGGCACAAACGGTTGGCCGCGGCCGACATCGTGTTGGACAACTCCGGAAGCGTTGAGGACGTTACGGAGCTCGTGGAAACACTATGGGAAGAACGATTGGTGCCGTTTGCCCGTAATCTTGCAGCCAGCCACCCGGCACCAAGAGCCGGCGGACCCGTCTTGTCACCGCCAAACCCTGACTGGCCGGTCCAGGCCGAACGGCTGCTTGCGAGGATCCGGCGGGCGTCTCCGGAGGTCTTGGGCGCAGACCATATCGGTTCGACGTCGGTACCCCGCCTTCCTGCCAAAGACGTCATCGACCTGCAAGTAAATGTGTCCTCGCTGGAAGCCGCGGACCGGATAGCCCGGGCCTTGGGCGAGGCCGGTTTCCCGTTGCAGGAGGCTTCAGCCCGTGACACACCCAAGCCGCCGGACCTGGATCCGTCGGCATGGCAGAAACGCTTCCATTGCAACGCGGACCCTGGACGGGCCGCCAATGTCCATGTCCGGGTCCTTGGAAGTCCAGGCTGGCGTTATGCGTTGTTGTTCCGGGATTGGCTCCGCGCCAACCCCGATGCAGTGCGCATGTATGCGGACATGAAACAGGAGCTTGCCGCGCTCCACGCCGGCGACCACCGGACCTTGGCGTATTCGGAAGCCAAGGAACCCTGGTTCACCGAGGTCGCCTGGCCGCTCATGGATGCCTGGGCTAGGAGTAGCGGGTGGCAACCGCCGTCGTACTCCATGGCGCAAGGCTAG
- the uvrB gene encoding excinuclease ABC subunit UvrB, producing MSLAQEINRVVAPFEVISEFKPAGDQPAAIAELTERINNGEKDVVLLGATGTGKSATTAWLIEQVQRPTLVMVQNKTLAAQLANEFRELLPNNAVEYFVSYYDYYQPEAYVPQTDTFIEKDSSVNEEVERLRHSATNALLTRRDVIVVATVSCIYGLGTPEEYIAGMVTLTKGAEMNRDDLLRKFVGMQYTRNDMDFHRGTFRVRGDTVEIIPMYEELALRIEFFGDEIENIYTLHPVTGDVIREETEMYIFPASHYVAGPERMSRAITAIEEELAERLKVLEGQNKLVEAQRLRMRTTYDLEMMQQMGFCNGIENYSRHIDGRGSGTAPHCLIDYFPDDFLLVIDESHVTVPQIGAMYEGDMSRKRTLVDHGFRLPSAMDNRPLKWDEFLERVGQTVYLSATPGKYELGKADGSVQQIIRPTGLIDPEVIVKPTKGQIDDLLGEIRTRVERDERVLVTTLTKRMAEDLTDYLLGHGVKVQYLHSDVDTLRRVELLRELRMGSFDVLVGINLLREGLDLPEVSLVSILDADKEGFLRSATSLIQTIGRAARNVSGQVHMYADRITDSMAKAIEETNRRREIQVKYNSDNGVDPQPLRKKIADITDQLAREDADTRELLAAAGKGGRTGKGKGASKVRQDGLAAAPAEDLVGLIEQLTEQMHAAAAELQFEIAARIRDEVGDLKRELRQMQSAGHA from the coding sequence ATGAGTCTTGCCCAGGAGATCAACCGTGTCGTCGCGCCCTTTGAGGTCATTAGCGAATTCAAGCCGGCAGGCGACCAGCCGGCCGCTATCGCGGAGCTGACCGAACGGATCAACAACGGCGAAAAAGACGTCGTGCTGCTCGGTGCCACCGGTACGGGCAAGAGTGCCACCACCGCCTGGTTGATCGAACAGGTCCAGAGGCCCACCTTGGTGATGGTTCAGAACAAAACCCTGGCCGCGCAGCTCGCCAACGAGTTCCGGGAACTGCTGCCCAACAACGCGGTCGAGTACTTCGTGTCGTACTACGACTACTACCAGCCCGAAGCGTACGTTCCCCAGACGGATACCTTCATCGAGAAGGACTCGTCGGTGAATGAGGAAGTCGAGCGGTTGCGGCACTCGGCCACCAACGCGCTGCTGACCCGCCGGGATGTCATCGTGGTGGCTACGGTGTCCTGCATTTACGGCCTCGGCACCCCGGAGGAATACATCGCCGGAATGGTCACGCTCACCAAGGGCGCCGAAATGAACCGGGACGATCTCCTGCGCAAGTTTGTCGGCATGCAGTACACCCGCAACGACATGGACTTCCACCGCGGCACCTTCCGCGTCCGCGGAGACACCGTGGAAATCATCCCCATGTACGAAGAGCTGGCTCTGCGCATCGAGTTCTTCGGCGACGAGATCGAGAACATCTACACGCTGCATCCGGTCACGGGCGACGTCATCCGTGAGGAAACCGAGATGTACATCTTCCCGGCATCGCACTATGTCGCCGGTCCGGAACGCATGTCGCGCGCCATTACCGCCATCGAGGAAGAGCTCGCGGAGCGGCTCAAGGTCCTCGAAGGCCAGAACAAGCTCGTGGAGGCCCAGAGGCTGCGCATGCGCACCACCTACGACCTTGAGATGATGCAGCAAATGGGTTTCTGCAACGGCATCGAGAACTACTCACGCCACATCGATGGCCGCGGCTCCGGCACGGCACCGCACTGCCTCATCGACTACTTCCCGGACGACTTCCTGCTGGTCATCGACGAATCCCACGTTACGGTTCCACAGATCGGCGCGATGTACGAGGGCGATATGTCGCGCAAGCGCACCCTCGTGGACCACGGCTTCCGGCTTCCTTCGGCCATGGACAACAGGCCGCTCAAATGGGATGAATTCCTGGAACGGGTGGGCCAGACCGTCTATCTTTCCGCGACCCCCGGCAAGTACGAGCTGGGCAAGGCCGACGGGTCCGTCCAGCAGATCATCCGCCCCACCGGACTGATCGATCCTGAAGTCATCGTGAAGCCGACCAAGGGCCAGATCGACGACCTCCTTGGCGAAATCCGGACGCGCGTGGAGCGCGACGAACGCGTGCTGGTCACCACCTTGACCAAGCGCATGGCCGAGGATCTGACCGACTACTTGCTGGGCCACGGGGTCAAGGTCCAATACCTGCACTCCGACGTCGACACTCTCCGGCGCGTGGAACTGCTCCGCGAACTCCGCATGGGCAGCTTCGACGTCCTGGTGGGCATCAACCTGCTCCGCGAGGGCCTCGACCTGCCCGAAGTGTCACTTGTCAGCATCCTCGACGCCGACAAGGAAGGCTTCCTGCGTTCGGCCACCTCCCTCATCCAGACCATCGGGCGCGCCGCCCGAAACGTGTCGGGCCAGGTCCATATGTACGCCGACCGGATCACGGACTCCATGGCCAAGGCCATCGAGGAAACCAACCGCCGCCGGGAAATCCAGGTCAAGTACAACTCGGACAATGGTGTCGATCCCCAGCCGTTGCGCAAGAAGATCGCGGACATCACCGATCAGCTTGCCCGCGAAGACGCCGACACCCGTGAGTTGCTCGCCGCAGCCGGAAAGGGCGGCCGGACCGGCAAGGGCAAGGGCGCTTCGAAGGTCCGGCAAGATGGCCTGGCCGCGGCGCCGGCCGAAGACCTGGTGGGGCTGATCGAACAGCTGACCGAGCAGATGCACGCGGCAGCCGCCGAACTCCAGTTCGAGATCGCTGCGAGGATCCGTGACGAGGTAGGCGACCTCAAGCGCGAACTGCGCCAAATGCAGTCCGCCGGGCACGCCTAG
- a CDS encoding TerC family protein, protein MQLPAWFEIGSFVVLGIILLVDLFLVVKRPHEPSMKEAGLWVAFYVTLALVFAGAMFAFAGPEYGSQFIAGWVTEYSLSIDNLFVFIIIMARFSVPRKYQQEVLMVGIIIALVLRGIFIALGAVVIEQFSWVFYIFGAFLLWTAWKQATDNGEDEEETSENPLIARIRKVVPMSEKFDGGKLRTTVDGKKLFTPMLIVFVTIGMTDLLFAVDSIPAIFGLTQSAFIVFTANIFALMGLRQLYFLLGGLMTRLIYLKHALSVILAFIGVKLVLHAMHVNELPFINGGHHIEWAPEIPTYVSLAVIIGTIVVAVVASLLTPAASKSKLDARLEEDSRKSMNKVSGH, encoded by the coding sequence ATGCAACTTCCCGCCTGGTTTGAGATCGGCTCTTTCGTCGTTCTCGGAATCATCCTCCTTGTCGACCTTTTCCTGGTGGTCAAGCGTCCGCACGAACCCTCCATGAAGGAAGCAGGCCTCTGGGTCGCCTTCTACGTGACCCTGGCCTTGGTGTTCGCCGGAGCGATGTTCGCTTTTGCCGGCCCGGAGTATGGCAGCCAGTTCATCGCCGGATGGGTGACTGAATACAGCCTGAGTATCGACAACCTCTTTGTCTTCATCATCATCATGGCGCGGTTCTCGGTGCCCCGTAAGTACCAGCAGGAAGTACTCATGGTGGGCATCATCATTGCCCTGGTCCTCCGCGGCATCTTCATTGCCCTCGGCGCGGTGGTGATTGAGCAGTTCAGCTGGGTCTTTTACATCTTCGGCGCTTTCCTCCTATGGACCGCGTGGAAGCAGGCCACGGACAACGGCGAAGACGAAGAAGAGACTTCCGAGAATCCCCTCATTGCCCGCATCCGCAAAGTTGTCCCGATGTCGGAGAAGTTCGACGGCGGCAAGCTGCGGACCACGGTCGACGGCAAGAAGCTGTTCACGCCCATGCTGATCGTTTTCGTGACCATCGGCATGACGGACCTCTTGTTCGCCGTGGATTCGATTCCGGCTATCTTCGGACTGACGCAGAGCGCATTCATCGTCTTCACTGCCAACATCTTCGCCCTCATGGGCCTGCGCCAGCTGTACTTCCTGCTTGGCGGCCTTATGACCCGGCTGATCTACCTCAAGCACGCATTATCGGTCATCCTCGCGTTCATCGGCGTCAAGCTGGTCCTGCACGCCATGCACGTCAACGAACTGCCCTTCATCAACGGCGGCCACCATATTGAATGGGCTCCCGAGATCCCGACCTATGTCTCCCTGGCGGTCATCATCGGCACCATCGTGGTGGCGGTTGTCGCGAGCCTCCTGACCCCGGCCGCCAGCAAGTCCAAACTGGACGCCCGGCTCGAGGAAGATTCCCGCAAGAGCATGAACAAGGTTAGCGGCCACTGA
- a CDS encoding alpha/beta fold hydrolase, with the protein MAERVAEGVAHTIRGHHQFRGVRTTEHFFSVPLDHWASEGVEAPGTAETITVFVREFVSTEHSEEDAARLPWLLYLQGGPGGRGTRTTSLSGWMKAAARSFRILMLDQRGTGLSTPADRNTLPLRGDASAQADYLTHFRADSIVADAELIRKTLGSEPWTVLGQSFGGFCALTYLSFAPEGLSEVLITGGLAPLEGPAERVYRATFQRVAERNAEYFAWYPEDRKLVTRIARHLESTEERLPSGERLTTERFQMVGSFLGGNARVDALHTLLEDAFVPSQDGERLSDAFLEQVHGLVSRASNPLYAVLHESIYGQGQATDWAAWRVRAEFPEFQPDAAEPLLTGEMVYPWYFEQDPALVPLQEVAALLAGKQDWKPLYDVSRLNANTVPVAAAVYRDDIYVDYQLSMETAAAVRGLQAWTTGDFHHDGIGEDGEGIFNRLLGMARGTN; encoded by the coding sequence GTGGCTGAGCGGGTGGCTGAGGGCGTGGCCCACACCATCCGGGGACATCACCAATTCCGGGGTGTCCGCACTACCGAGCACTTCTTCTCGGTCCCCCTCGACCATTGGGCGTCCGAGGGTGTGGAGGCTCCCGGCACCGCGGAAACGATCACCGTCTTCGTCCGGGAGTTCGTCTCCACCGAGCACTCGGAGGAGGATGCGGCCCGGCTGCCGTGGTTGCTCTACCTCCAGGGCGGGCCCGGCGGACGCGGAACCCGGACCACGTCACTGTCCGGCTGGATGAAGGCTGCCGCAAGGAGTTTCCGCATCCTGATGCTGGATCAACGGGGCACGGGCCTGTCCACCCCGGCGGACCGCAATACCTTGCCGCTCCGAGGCGATGCCTCGGCGCAGGCGGACTACCTCACGCATTTCCGGGCGGACTCGATCGTGGCCGACGCCGAACTCATCCGGAAGACCTTGGGCTCGGAGCCGTGGACCGTCCTTGGCCAGAGCTTCGGCGGTTTCTGCGCGCTGACATACCTGTCCTTCGCGCCGGAAGGTTTGAGCGAAGTCCTCATCACGGGAGGGCTGGCGCCGTTGGAAGGTCCGGCCGAGCGCGTCTACCGGGCCACTTTCCAGCGGGTCGCGGAACGGAACGCGGAGTACTTCGCGTGGTATCCGGAGGACCGCAAGCTGGTCACCCGGATCGCGCGGCATCTGGAATCCACGGAGGAGCGGCTGCCCAGCGGGGAGCGGCTCACCACGGAACGCTTCCAAATGGTCGGATCGTTCCTGGGCGGTAACGCCCGTGTGGATGCCCTCCACACCCTCCTGGAGGATGCCTTCGTGCCCTCCCAGGATGGAGAGCGCCTCTCCGATGCGTTTCTGGAACAGGTCCACGGGCTCGTTTCCCGGGCATCGAATCCCCTGTACGCGGTCTTGCACGAGTCCATCTACGGCCAGGGGCAGGCCACCGACTGGGCGGCGTGGCGGGTGCGCGCGGAATTCCCCGAGTTCCAGCCCGACGCCGCAGAGCCGCTCTTAACCGGCGAGATGGTCTACCCCTGGTATTTCGAACAGGATCCGGCGCTCGTACCCCTGCAGGAAGTAGCTGCGCTGTTGGCCGGCAAGCAAGACTGGAAACCGCTCTACGATGTGTCCCGGCTGAACGCGAACACTGTCCCCGTCGCGGCTGCTGTGTACCGCGACGACATCTACGTGGACTACCAGCTATCCATGGAAACCGCAGCGGCCGTCCGCGGACTGCAGGCCTGGACCACAGGGGACTTTCATCACGACGGCATCGGCGAAGACGGGGAAGGAATCTTCAACCGGCTCCTGGGAATGGCCCGCGGCACGAACTGA
- a CDS encoding GNAT family N-acetyltransferase, translating to MSVIRPATVSDVPAILQMIHELAVYEKEPDAVKNTPEMLSNALFGENPRVYAHMAENAAGDVQGFALWFLNYSTWEGVHGIYLEDLYVTPDARGEGHGKALLQHLAATAVESGYARVEWSVLDWNEPSINFYRSLGAVPMDGWSTFRLAGEALGAFGSADKVMARG from the coding sequence ATGAGTGTTATCCGCCCTGCCACAGTGTCCGACGTTCCCGCGATCCTGCAGATGATCCATGAGCTTGCGGTCTACGAAAAAGAGCCCGACGCCGTGAAGAACACGCCGGAAATGCTGAGCAATGCCCTGTTCGGCGAGAATCCGCGGGTATACGCGCACATGGCGGAAAACGCGGCCGGGGACGTCCAGGGATTCGCCTTGTGGTTCCTGAACTACTCCACGTGGGAAGGCGTCCACGGGATCTATCTCGAGGACCTCTACGTCACGCCCGATGCCCGGGGCGAGGGTCACGGGAAGGCGCTCCTGCAACACCTGGCCGCCACCGCCGTCGAAAGCGGCTACGCACGGGTGGAATGGAGCGTCCTGGACTGGAACGAACCGTCCATCAACTTCTACCGCAGCCTCGGTGCCGTGCCCATGGACGGCTGGTCCACGTTCCGGCTGGCCGGCGAAGCCCTGGGTGCCTTCGGCAGCGCTGACAAGGTCATGGCTCGTGGCTGA